The Lycium barbarum isolate Lr01 chromosome 9, ASM1917538v2, whole genome shotgun sequence genome has a segment encoding these proteins:
- the LOC132609368 gene encoding ethylene receptor 2-like — translation MLKRVASWLLILSFVASLSVGDGSLECNCDDDNKFWSIETIMLFQKASDFFIAIAYFSIPLEIIYFVSCTNFPFKWVLFEFGAFIIFCGLTHFLSFLTTFGQYTFHLVLAVLASKILTALISMLTAISLVSLLPLLLKVKVREFMLQKKTRELDREVGKIKRKKEAGMHVRMLTQEIRKSLDRHTILYTTLVELQKILDLLNCVIWMPNENRTEMKLTHDLKERNISSIPTSDPDVNEINGSDDVKILDEGSALAAASSGEESCEPETVAAIRMPMLKVSNFEGGTPELVPQYYAILVLVQPSGKGRFWSNSEIEIVRTAADQVAVALSHAAVLEESQQTRDRLMEQNQALQQVKEDALKAIQARNAFQGVMSHRLRRPMHSISSLLSVVQEEKLSNDQHLLVNGMIKTCNVVSTLMDDMIATSTMENVRFPLEMMHFQLHSLIRETACLAKCLCTYKGYNITIEVDKSLPNHVMGDERRVFQVLLHIIGNLLKDNNRGNLTFRVLQASENEVSWKTRRSNSSSDNVFIKFEICSGVSRSRSEINLCTQSYCSEEVEESLSFAVCRKLVHLMQGNIYVIPNQEGFDQSMAVTVGFQRQPSIPIGMSEYGESSDPAYPHSHLHGVKVLLADYDDVNRAVTRKMLKKLGCIVSVVSSGYECLHVVVPSASLFQIILLDLNLPDVDGFEVTMRLRKHRSRSLPLIIGLAATTDEDVSQKCLQIGMNGIIRKPVLLPGLADEIQKVLLRASRAVP, via the exons ATGTTGAAGAGAGTAGCATCATGGTTATTGATTTTATCGTTCGTTGCTTCTTTATCGGTTGGTGATGGTAGTCTTGAATGTAATTGTGATGATGATAATAAATTTTGGAGCATCGAGACAATTATGTTATTCCAAAAAGCCAGTGATTTCTTTATCGCAATAGCCTATTTTTCCATCCCACTTGAGATCATTTACTTCGTCAGTTGTACTAACTTTCCCTTCAAATGGGTGCTCTTTGAATTCGGAGCATTCATTATATTCTGTGGATTAACTCATTTCCTCAGTTTCTTGACTACTTTTGGCCAATACACATTTCACCTTGTGCTTGCCGTTCTCGCTTCCAAAATCCTCACTGCATTGATCTCGATGCTCACCGCTATATCCCTTGTCTCTCTACTCCCTTTGCTGCTTAAAGTCAAGGTAAGGGAATTTATGCTACAAAAAAAAACTCGAGAGCTTGATCGAGAAGTTGGAAAAATAAAGAGGAAAAAGGAAGCTGGAATGCATGTTCGGATGCTTACACAAGAGATCCGGAAGTCACTTGATCGTCATACAATACTCTACACAACTCTTGTTGAGCTACAAAAGATATTGGATTTGCTGAATTGTGTCATATGGATGCCTAATGAGAACAGAACTGAGATGAAATTGACTCACGACCTTAAAGAGAGGAATATTTCCAGTATCCCAACTAGTGATCCAGATGTAAATGAGATCAATGGGAGTGATGATGTAAAGATACTCGACGAGGGATCTGCGCTTGCTGCTGCGAGTAGTGGAGAAGAAAGTTGTGAGCCGGAAACTGTGGCTGCTATTAGGATGCCAATGTTAAAGGTCTCGAATTTCGAAGGTGGAACGCCTGAGCTTGTCCCGCAATATTATGCTATCCTCGTTTTGGTTCAACCGAGTGGAAAGGGTAGGTTTTGGAGTAACTCGGAAATTGAGATAGTTAGGACTGCAGCCGATCAAGTAGCTGTGGCTCTGTCCCATGCCGCAGTCCTCGAAGAATCTCAGCAGACGAGAGACAGATTGATGGAACAGAATCAAGCTCTGCAACAAGTGAAAGAGGATGCTCTTAAGGCAATTCAAGCAAGGAACGCTTTTCAGGGGGTTATGAGTCATAGGTTGAGAAGACCGATGCACTCAATCTCAAGTCTACTCTCTGTTGTACAGGAAGAGAAGTTAAGTAATGATCAACATCTTCTTGTGAATGGTATGATTAAAACCTGTAATGTTGTGTCCACTCTGATGGACGATATGATCGCTACTTCAACAATGGAAAATGTGAGGTTCCCATTGGAAATGATGCATTTTCAGCTACATTCCTTGATAAGAGAAACGGCTTGTCTGGCAAAGTGTTTGTGTACGTATAAGGGTTATAATATTACCATTGAGGTTGACAAATCTTTGCCTAATCATGTTATGGGTGATGAAAGAAGAGTATTTCAAGTTTTGCTTCATATAATCGGAAATCTTTTGAAGGACAACAATAGAGGGAATCTTACCTTTAGAGTTCTACAAGCAAGTGAAAATGAAGTAAGTTGGAAAACAAGGAGATCGAATTCATCTAGCGACAATGTCTTTATCAAGTTCGAAATTTGCTCAGGCGTTAGTCGATCTCGGTCAGAGATCAACCTTTGTACTCAGTCGTACTGCAGTGAGGAGGTTGAGGAGAGTTTGAGCTTTGCCGTTTGCAGGAAGCTGGTTCAT TTGATGCAAGGAAACATCTATGTAATCCCAAATCAAGAAGGTTTTGATCAAAGCATGGCTGTTACTGTCGGGTTTCAAAGGCAGCCATCAATTCCCATAGGCATGTCTGAATACGGGGAATCATCAGATCCCGCTTATCCACATTCTCATCTCCATGGAGTCAAAGTTCTATTAGCTGACTATGATGACGTAAACAGAGCCGTAACGAGGAAAATGCTCAAGAAATTAGGATGCATTGTCTCTGTAGTTTCATCTGGATATGAATGCCTCCATGTTGTTGTTCCTTCTGCATCATTGTTCCAGATTATACTTTTGGATCTTAATCTGCCCGATGTGGATGGCTTTGAAGTTACCATGAGACTTCGAAAGCATCGAAGCAGGAGCTTGCCTTTGATCATCGGTTTAGCTGCAACTACTGATGAAGATGTCAGTCAAAAATGCCTGCAGATCGGAATGAATGGCATCATCCGTAAACCAGTGCTCTTACCAGGACTCGCCGATGAGATTCAGAAGGTTCTGCTTCGGGCAAGCAGAGCAGTGCCATGA